The following are encoded in a window of Scleropages formosus chromosome 7, fSclFor1.1, whole genome shotgun sequence genomic DNA:
- the gata6 gene encoding transcription factor GATA-6: MDLGESSWSMVKREVSSSPASPAEQNYLHGEGREVRSSSSSSPPPPPHLDAVGPRRAEGRSLHSYLHFGHHNNSLPSSEDVTLFTDLDQGNKLIISSGGHKGGLIVDPSDMYQTLAIAAAQSQAGYDAPAAGYMHSTPTSPVYVPTSRVGPMIPSLPYMQGSGSSQAGHAVSSHSVWSQPAPESPSYSTGSPHTSNRFHYSPSPPMNSGASRDSSYSNPLNVNGRDQYSLSRPLNGSYPSPYPPYVAPQLSTPWPAGPFDSTMLHTLQSRAAPLPIRGPTAELLDDLGESRECVNCGSISTPLWRRDGTGHFLCNACGLYSKMNGLSRPLIKPQKRMSSSRRIGLSCANCQTSTTTLWRRNAEGEPVCNACGLYTKLHGVPRPLAMKKEGIQTRKRKPKTLSKTKGSSGNSNSVPMTPTSTSSSNSEDCGKNSSPPAQVSVSGVNSSTMASSAEASSSSGSVPKYTVQDPGMYPGVSLSSPSEVASNVRGEQWCPMALA; the protein is encoded by the exons ATGGACCTGGGAGAAAGCAGCTGGTCCATGGTCAAGAGAGAAGTGTCCAGCAGCCCAGCGTCCCCGGCTGAGCAGAATTACCTGCACGGCGAGGGGAGAGAGGTCAGgtcgtcatcgtcatcatcgCCACCACCCCCGCCTCACCTGGACGCGGTGGGACCCCGGCGCGCGGAGGGCAGGTCCCTACACTCCTACCTTCACTTTGGACATCACAACAACAGCCTGCCCAGCTCCGAGGACGTTACACTCTTCACGGATTTGGACCAGGGCAACAAGCTTATCATCTCCAGCGGAGGCCACAAGGGAGGATTAATCGTGGACCCCAGCGACATGTACCAGACCCTGGCCATCGCGGCGGCCCAGAGCCAGGCGGGCTACGACGCGCCCGCGGCCGGCTACATGCACTCCACGCCCACGTCCCCGGTGTACGTGCCCACCTCTCGGGTCGGACCCATGATACCCAGCCTCCCTTACATGCAGGGAAGCGGGTCGTCGCAGGCGGGCCATGCGGTCAGCAGTCACTCGGTGTGGTCGCAGCCCGCCCCGGAGAGCCCGTCCTACAGCACCGGGAGCCCGCATACCTCCAACCGTTTCCACTATTCTCCAAGCCCTCCCATGAACAGCGGGGCCTCCCGGGACAGCAGCTACAGCAACCCTCTGAATGTGAACGGCAGAGACCAGTACAGCCTCAGCCGACCCCTCAATGGATCGTACCCAAGCCCTTACCCCCCCTACGTGGCGCCGCAGCTGTCGACCCCCTGGCCGGCGGGGCCGTTTGACAGCACGATGCTGCACACGCTGCAGAGCAGAGCTGCCCCCCTGCCCATCCGTGGACCCACAGCag AGCTGCTAGACGACCTGGGTGAGAGCAGGGAGTGCGTCAACTGCGGCTCCATCTCCACGCCGCTGTGGAGGCGCGACGGGACGGGACACTTCCTCTGCAACGCCTGCGGCCTCTACAGCAAGATGAATGGGCTCAGTAGGCCTCTCATCAAGCCCCAGAAGAGGATG TCTTCCTCAAGACGGATTGGCCTCTCCTGCGCAAACTGCCAGACGAGCACGACCACGTTGTGGCGCAGGAACGCGGAGGGGGAGCCCGTGTGCAACGCCTGCGGCCTTTACACCAAACTGCACGGG GTGCCAAGGCCACTGGCCATGAAGAAGGAGGGGATTCAGACGAGAAAAAGAAAGCCGAAAACTCTCAGCAAAACTAAGGGATCCTCCG GAAACAGCAACTCCGTCCCCATGACTCCAACCTCCACGTCTTCGTCCAATTCGGAAGACTGTGGGAAGAACAGCTCTCCACCTGCTCAGGTCTCAGTCTCTGGG GTGAACTCCTCCACCATGGCCAGCTCAGCGGAGGCCTCCAGCTCCAGCGGCTCCGTGCCAAAGTACACGGTGCAGGACCCCGGCATGTACCCCGGCGTGAGTCTGTCCTCCCCATCCGAAGTGGCATCCAACGTGCGAGGGGAGCAGTGGTGTCCCATGGCTCTAGCCTGA